From Terriglobales bacterium, one genomic window encodes:
- a CDS encoding alpha/beta hydrolase codes for MKRTAVVVLVIVCAMSAWAQAVPKSGFFTTSDGVRIHYLEVGAGPAIVFIPGWTMPAWIWEKQIAYFAPKYHVIAVDPRSQGESDKPAEGNYPERRARDYKELVDHLHLARPVLVGWSMGVAELLAYAGQFGTADVQGIVLVDGFVVLDEALQKFFPQWMHTVAADRKAFASSFIPSMFKKPQSESYKQRVIAESLKTPTNTAVELGILGRPDSTAFPKLAQTAVLFVASKQLAKQVDTLRAAVPNLQSEMFEDAGHALFVDEPERFNTAVEKFITAAAK; via the coding sequence ATGAAGCGAACTGCTGTGGTCGTGCTGGTTATCGTATGCGCAATGAGCGCGTGGGCACAGGCCGTGCCGAAATCGGGGTTCTTCACCACCTCTGACGGCGTACGCATTCACTACTTGGAAGTCGGCGCGGGGCCGGCCATCGTCTTTATCCCGGGCTGGACGATGCCGGCCTGGATTTGGGAGAAGCAGATCGCGTACTTCGCGCCGAAGTACCACGTTATCGCCGTCGATCCGCGTTCGCAGGGTGAGTCCGACAAGCCGGCTGAGGGCAATTACCCGGAGCGGCGCGCGCGCGACTACAAGGAACTGGTGGACCATCTCCACCTCGCGCGGCCCGTGCTCGTCGGCTGGTCGATGGGTGTGGCTGAATTGCTGGCATATGCCGGCCAGTTCGGCACCGCCGATGTGCAGGGCATCGTGCTGGTGGATGGCTTCGTGGTGCTGGACGAAGCCCTGCAAAAGTTTTTTCCGCAATGGATGCACACGGTAGCCGCGGATCGCAAAGCATTCGCCAGCAGTTTTATCCCGAGCATGTTCAAGAAGCCACAAAGTGAGAGCTATAAGCAGCGCGTGATCGCTGAGTCGCTCAAAACTCCGACGAATACGGCGGTGGAACTTGGCATTCTCGGCCGCCCGGATTCGACCGCATTTCCCAAGCTGGCGCAAACAGCGGTGTTGTTTGTCGCCAGCAAGCAACTCGCTAAACAGGTGGATACGTTGCGCGCCGCCGTTCCGAACCTCCAGTCCGAAATGTTCGAAGATGCCGGACACGCGCTGTTCGTGGACGAACCGGAGCGCTTCAACACGGCGGTGGAGAAGTTCATTACCGCGGCAGCGAAATAA
- a CDS encoding D-alanine--D-alanine ligase, with amino-acid sequence MNGMKIAVLYDVWEEEPAEPEVEKPARGKKNRKQRRKEKHDREEIFEALEKLGHEPFYHVLDGRPQSLSSLAKCGADLVFNLTESFAGDDTKEMNVTAYLDLLGVPYTGSGPHGHFLAQDKSTAKKIFTFHGIRTPYFATAWKGRTEHADDVSFPLIVKPMWEDGSIGIDENALVHSVKELMERIEYVQEEFDCPALIEEYIEGRELYGAVLGSYERAEALPLIELDLSKLPKGMPRIATQNVKFEKDTEAYKLTKSAPVDDLDEETTQKLTQTALNAYRACKLRDYGRIDMRLSTKGDVYVIEANPNPWLSSTQEFVMAARKSGRTYTQLINDIVELATARYKVKMKAEVVS; translated from the coding sequence ATGAACGGAATGAAAATCGCGGTGCTCTACGACGTTTGGGAGGAAGAGCCCGCGGAACCCGAGGTCGAGAAACCGGCACGGGGCAAGAAGAACCGTAAGCAACGCCGTAAAGAGAAGCACGACCGCGAAGAAATCTTCGAGGCGCTGGAGAAACTCGGCCATGAGCCGTTCTATCACGTGCTGGACGGGCGCCCGCAGTCATTGTCGTCGCTCGCCAAATGCGGCGCTGACCTGGTGTTCAACCTGACCGAATCCTTCGCCGGCGACGACACCAAGGAGATGAACGTCACCGCTTATCTGGACCTGCTCGGAGTTCCCTACACCGGTTCCGGCCCCCATGGCCACTTCCTGGCGCAGGACAAGTCGACGGCCAAAAAGATTTTCACGTTCCACGGGATTCGCACGCCGTATTTCGCTACGGCATGGAAAGGCCGCACCGAGCACGCCGACGATGTCTCGTTCCCGCTCATCGTGAAGCCAATGTGGGAGGACGGTTCCATCGGGATCGACGAGAACGCGCTCGTCCACAGCGTGAAAGAATTGATGGAGCGGATCGAGTACGTGCAGGAAGAGTTCGATTGCCCGGCCCTGATCGAGGAATATATCGAGGGGCGCGAACTGTATGGAGCGGTACTGGGCAGCTATGAGCGAGCGGAGGCGCTGCCGCTGATTGAACTCGATCTGTCAAAACTGCCCAAGGGCATGCCGCGCATCGCCACGCAAAACGTCAAGTTCGAAAAAGATACCGAGGCGTACAAGCTGACGAAATCCGCGCCGGTGGACGATCTGGACGAGGAAACCACGCAAAAGCTGACGCAGACCGCGCTCAATGCGTACCGGGCATGCAAGCTGCGCGATTACGGGCGCATCGACATGCGGCTTTCGACCAAGGGTGACGTGTACGTCATCGAGGCGAACCCCAACCCCTGGCTGTCGAGCACGCAGGAGTTCGTCATGGCGGCGCGGAAGTCCGGCAGGACCTACACGCAGTTGATCAATGACATTGTGGAACTGGCGACGGCGCGATACAAGGTCAAGATGAAGGCCGAGGTTGTAAGCTGA